A stretch of Anaerolineae bacterium DNA encodes these proteins:
- a CDS encoding Gfo/Idh/MocA family oxidoreductase — translation MLRMGLIGAGTMGRWYARTFAEYERSRLVAVCDMDRARAQALAEQWGAAAHTDYRAMLAEEQLDAVAVATPDRFHRAPAVACLEAGKHVLCEKPLATTMEDALAIEEAASRTGREVMVNFGNRRRDRVQAARRAVLEEGAIGEIADAYVELNERIGKTNTLSWAAETSPVWFLLSHCVDTLRYVTGLEIVEVRGYETRKLLAARGLPTSDTALFVAELSNGGHAFLGSSWAFPEAYGPDIDFRLRLLGVRGLLEVQMHPHDMWLHTGRSRTLNYTYGYLDHRGHMSHWWTDSTCYFVDCILDRVHPTPDLADGLACLRVLLAMEEAAATGRSCRVG, via the coding sequence GTGTTACGTATGGGACTGATCGGCGCCGGGACCATGGGCCGGTGGTACGCCCGCACCTTCGCCGAGTACGAGCGCTCACGGCTGGTGGCCGTATGCGACATGGACCGGGCCAGGGCCCAGGCGCTGGCGGAGCAGTGGGGAGCGGCTGCACACACTGACTATCGAGCCATGCTGGCAGAAGAGCAGCTAGACGCCGTGGCCGTGGCCACGCCGGACCGCTTCCACCGGGCTCCGGCTGTGGCCTGTCTGGAGGCGGGTAAGCACGTGCTCTGCGAGAAGCCTCTGGCCACCACCATGGAGGATGCACTGGCCATCGAGGAAGCGGCCAGTCGAACCGGCCGAGAGGTCATGGTGAACTTCGGCAACCGTCGGCGCGACCGCGTCCAGGCAGCTCGCCGGGCGGTCCTCGAGGAGGGTGCGATCGGGGAGATCGCCGATGCCTATGTCGAGCTCAACGAGCGCATCGGCAAGACGAACACGCTTTCCTGGGCCGCGGAGACCTCGCCTGTTTGGTTCTTGCTCAGCCACTGCGTGGACACGCTTCGTTACGTAACCGGCCTGGAGATAGTGGAGGTGAGGGGCTACGAGACGCGGAAGCTGTTGGCCGCACGAGGTCTGCCCACCAGCGACACGGCGCTCTTCGTGGCGGAGCTGAGCAACGGCGGCCACGCCTTCCTGGGATCGAGCTGGGCCTTTCCCGAGGCCTACGGTCCAGACATTGACTTCCGGCTGCGCCTCCTGGGCGTGCGAGGGCTGCTCGAGGTGCAGATGCACCCGCACGACATGTGGCTGCACACCGGCAGAAGCCGCACCCTTAACTACACTTACGGCTACCTGGATCACCGCGGCCACATGAGCCACTGGTGGACCGACTCGACCTGCTACTTCGTGGACTGCATCCTGGACCGTGTGCACCCAACTCCAGACCTCGCCGACGGCCTGGCCTGTCTGCGGGTGCTTCTGGCCATGGAGGAGGCGGCGGCAACAGGCCGCTCGTGCCGGGTGGGGTAG
- a CDS encoding amidohydrolase family protein, which yields MRWLDTHVHVSDTAPDGSSRGDILPDLLAVLDRDEADLRFVVSCDSPAVGRMRTDADWLERGNRFLHDLCTRSGGRLYGACLVSPQFPEESQRVLRLAAEEWGFVQYGEVLVDVVEAGLTRPEVMTSVEQATGYGLPIHVHVSTNYETGIGHMAQLLALAQALPHARYLVAHAIGGRMSDYYIDQLAPRLARGENFWVEIRDFNNIAALSRALREIGSERLVAGTDWTNRVGPPYLPYGVLFDVPDNTSPMGRRQIRSVEDVPYTPSVAALVGFLEEAGATAAQIERIGWRNAAELYGLDWEKA from the coding sequence ATGAGATGGCTGGACACCCACGTTCACGTCAGTGATACCGCCCCAGACGGCAGCTCCAGGGGAGACATTCTCCCCGACCTGCTGGCCGTTCTGGACCGCGACGAGGCCGACCTCCGCTTTGTCGTCAGTTGCGACTCACCCGCAGTGGGACGGATGCGCACCGATGCGGACTGGCTGGAGCGGGGCAACCGCTTCCTGCACGACCTGTGCACCCGCTCTGGTGGTCGCCTCTACGGCGCCTGCCTGGTGAGCCCCCAGTTCCCCGAGGAATCGCAGCGGGTCCTCCGGCTGGCGGCCGAGGAGTGGGGGTTCGTCCAGTACGGCGAGGTGCTGGTGGACGTGGTCGAGGCCGGTCTGACCCGGCCCGAGGTGATGACCTCCGTCGAACAGGCCACCGGCTACGGCCTGCCCATCCACGTCCACGTCTCCACCAACTACGAGACCGGCATAGGTCACATGGCCCAGCTCCTCGCCCTGGCCCAGGCCCTTCCCCACGCCCGCTACCTGGTGGCCCACGCCATCGGCGGCCGCATGTCCGACTACTACATCGACCAGTTGGCTCCCCGTCTGGCCCGAGGAGAGAACTTCTGGGTAGAGATCCGCGATTTCAACAACATCGCTGCCCTCTCCCGGGCGCTGCGGGAGATCGGATCGGAGCGGCTAGTGGCCGGCACCGACTGGACCAACCGAGTGGGGCCACCATACTTGCCCTACGGCGTGCTCTTCGACGTGCCGGACAACACCTCTCCCATGGGCAGGCGGCAGATCCGCTCGGTGGAGGACGTGCCCTACACGCCCAGCGTGGCGGCGCTGGTGGGCTTCCTAGAGGAAGCAGGAGCTACCGCTGCCCAGATTGAGCGGATCGGCTGGCGCAACGCCGCCGAGCTGTACGGGCTCGACTGGGAGAAGGCATAG
- a CDS encoding AAC(3) family N-acetyltransferase gives MQPEPGDPAVEVRRGDVIRALRAVGVSPGDTVFFHSSLRSMGTVIGGPDTVVAGFLDAVAPGGTVAVPTLSQRDGDRRFETWDIRRSPSDVGLITETLRLRPDAVRSDHPTHSVAAIGARAVELTRDHARTRGRPSPWGEAAFASGSPWDKLYLWDALILFIGVDFRVNTMMHYVQSLVVERAVRPLPEGKRASLLAQVQGWRKPGVWPYYKDALMEPLRREAGLIAYGKLGSATLRCIHARPVVDHALSVLEARPEEWFDSAFLGWYAAALGGGPE, from the coding sequence GTGCAACCTGAGCCAGGAGATCCCGCTGTTGAGGTTCGGCGCGGGGACGTGATCCGCGCTCTACGAGCCGTGGGAGTGAGCCCGGGGGATACCGTGTTCTTTCACAGCTCCCTCCGCAGCATGGGAACCGTGATCGGCGGCCCGGATACCGTGGTCGCTGGCTTCCTCGATGCGGTCGCTCCCGGCGGGACCGTGGCCGTCCCTACCCTCTCCCAGCGCGACGGGGACCGGCGGTTCGAGACGTGGGACATCCGCCGCTCGCCCTCGGATGTGGGCCTGATCACCGAAACCCTCCGCCTTCGGCCCGACGCCGTCCGCAGCGACCACCCCACCCACTCCGTAGCCGCTATCGGGGCTAGAGCCGTCGAGCTCACCCGCGACCACGCCCGGACCCGCGGACGCCCGAGTCCGTGGGGAGAGGCTGCCTTCGCCTCCGGGAGCCCCTGGGACAAGCTCTACCTTTGGGATGCCCTGATCCTGTTCATTGGGGTGGACTTCAGAGTCAACACCATGATGCACTACGTCCAGAGCCTCGTCGTGGAGCGGGCGGTGCGCCCACTGCCCGAGGGCAAGCGGGCGAGCCTCCTCGCTCAGGTGCAGGGCTGGCGCAAGCCGGGCGTCTGGCCCTACTACAAGGACGCCCTGATGGAGCCGCTGCGGCGAGAGGCCGGCCTGATCGCCTACGGCAAGTTGGGCTCGGCTACCCTGAGGTGCATCCATGCCCGTCCTGTGGTGGATCACGCCCTGTCCGTGCTCGAGGCTCGTCCTGAGGAGTGGTTCGACTCGGCATTCCTGGGCTGGTATGCAGCGGCCCTGGGAGGTGGACCGGAATGA
- a CDS encoding cold shock domain-containing protein, translating to MADRVKGTVKWFNRDKGYGFITREDGEKDVFVHYSAIQGQGIRNLDEGDSVEFDVESSPKGPQAARVSIVR from the coding sequence ATGGCAGATCGAGTCAAGGGTACAGTCAAGTGGTTCAATCGGGACAAGGGCTACGGCTTCATCACCCGCGAGGATGGGGAGAAGGACGTCTTCGTCCATTACTCCGCTATCCAGGGCCAGGGCATTAGGAACCTGGACGAGGGTGATTCGGTAGAGTTCGACGTAGAATCCTCGCCCAAGGGCCCGCAGGCGGCGCGCGTCAGCATAGTCCGCTAA
- a CDS encoding aspartate aminotransferase family protein, with the protein MAGSAFDLTPREVPRVNTPYRRIGTKIPVPESLETLETLRRYEPVAMTGQPPIVWHRAEGCQVYDPYGNMWLDLSSGVLVTNAGHGAPEIRQAIIDQANASLLHNYCFPSEQRALLAKTLAGLAPAGLDKVFLLTTGSEAIENSLKLARTWGRRQGEAKVGIVSFERAFHGRTLGAQQAGGIPSLKEWIVNLDPGFYQVPFPDGFRTEDTSFELFLNTLERQGATPDKVAAVITESFQGGGADFAPVEYMQALRHWCDEHHILLIADEVQAGFGRSGKFWAFEHYGIVPDLIVCGKGISSSLPLAAVIGRPEILDQYPPGSMTSTHTGNPVACMAAIANIKRLLDLKLTERAAQRGETLFRHLEALQAKFDRVIGVIHGKGLVAGIQIVRPGTKDPDTDLAHKIVEKSYQKGLLFFAPVGYGAATVKIAPPLVISNDMLDDAFVALNEAFAEAIDELGR; encoded by the coding sequence ATGGCAGGTTCGGCCTTCGACCTCACCCCGCGGGAAGTGCCGCGGGTGAACACGCCCTACCGACGCATCGGCACCAAGATCCCTGTTCCCGAGTCCCTCGAGACGCTGGAGACACTGCGACGCTACGAGCCCGTGGCCATGACCGGCCAGCCGCCCATCGTCTGGCATCGGGCCGAAGGCTGCCAGGTCTACGATCCCTACGGCAACATGTGGCTGGACCTCAGCAGCGGCGTACTGGTCACCAACGCCGGTCACGGTGCTCCCGAGATCAGGCAAGCTATCATTGACCAGGCGAACGCCAGCCTCCTCCATAATTACTGTTTCCCCAGCGAGCAGCGGGCCCTTCTGGCCAAGACCCTCGCGGGCCTGGCCCCCGCCGGGCTGGACAAGGTCTTCCTGCTCACCACCGGCTCAGAGGCCATAGAGAACTCCCTCAAATTGGCCCGCACCTGGGGCCGACGGCAGGGCGAGGCCAAAGTCGGCATCGTGAGCTTCGAGCGCGCCTTTCACGGGCGCACTCTGGGCGCCCAGCAGGCCGGTGGCATCCCTTCGCTCAAGGAGTGGATCGTCAACCTGGACCCGGGCTTCTACCAGGTGCCTTTCCCTGACGGCTTCCGCACCGAAGACACTAGCTTCGAGCTGTTTCTGAACACCCTCGAGCGCCAGGGCGCTACCCCAGACAAAGTGGCCGCCGTCATAACCGAGAGCTTCCAGGGTGGTGGAGCCGACTTCGCCCCGGTGGAGTACATGCAGGCTCTGCGTCACTGGTGCGATGAGCACCACATCCTTCTCATCGCCGACGAGGTACAGGCCGGGTTTGGGCGCAGCGGCAAGTTCTGGGCCTTCGAGCACTACGGCATCGTCCCCGATCTAATCGTCTGCGGCAAAGGCATCTCCAGCTCGCTGCCCCTGGCGGCCGTCATCGGCCGTCCCGAGATTCTGGATCAGTACCCCCCGGGGTCCATGACCAGCACCCACACTGGCAACCCGGTGGCCTGCATGGCTGCCATCGCCAACATCAAGCGCTTGCTGGACCTCAAGCTCACCGAGCGAGCCGCCCAACGAGGCGAGACCCTGTTCCGGCACCTGGAGGCGCTGCAAGCGAAGTTCGACCGCGTCATCGGGGTCATCCACGGCAAGGGACTGGTGGCCGGCATCCAGATCGTCAGGCCAGGCACCAAAGACCCCGACACCGACCTGGCCCACAAGATCGTGGAGAAGTCGTACCAGAAGGGCCTGCTGTTCTTCGCCCCTGTGGGCTACGGCGCGGCCACGGTGAAGATCGCCCCGCCGCTGGTGATCTCGAACGACATGCTGGACGACGCCTTCGTGGCTTTGAACGAGGCCTTTGCCGAAGCAATCGACGAACTGGGACGATAG
- a CDS encoding Gfo/Idh/MocA family oxidoreductase, with protein sequence MGQTDAKLNVLLIGGGMISEEVVLPTVFQEQREGRVANVLVASRRAATIQHLRQVFAGRTFSGYPDPDTAPLEESRPEAFREALSQLQQPAAVIVATPDHLHTPMIVAAIEAGFDVVVEKPLCLKVDEAWQIQELAYQKGAYVYTDYHKRHDRAVRALRYRYRQGWLGEMLHGHAWIEERREIPLDHFRLWAHNSSPFEYVGVHYVDVYYFVTGLKPKRLVAFGQKKFLPQHGSDAFDAVQATIEWEDGSVLWVQTAWVNTQKNSALTNQGLQVLGTEGEYWADHKDRNLHFATERGGYEDYNPNFFKAYDSWDHPGDVDWVGYGYESIVQGLNDIRRLYLASEGLQGEERLARRRQLIAALAESRPLPEQALIGTAVNEAVRLSIANGSAYVGFDDRLYPVLL encoded by the coding sequence ATGGGCCAGACGGACGCGAAGCTCAATGTGCTCCTGATAGGCGGGGGCATGATCTCCGAGGAAGTGGTGCTTCCCACCGTCTTTCAGGAGCAACGAGAGGGCAGAGTGGCGAACGTGCTCGTCGCCAGTCGGCGGGCGGCCACCATCCAACACCTTCGTCAGGTCTTCGCTGGCCGCACCTTCAGCGGCTATCCTGACCCGGACACCGCGCCTCTGGAGGAAAGCCGCCCAGAGGCTTTCCGAGAGGCCTTGTCTCAGCTCCAGCAGCCGGCCGCCGTCATCGTGGCCACTCCCGATCACCTTCACACGCCCATGATCGTGGCGGCCATCGAGGCCGGCTTCGACGTGGTGGTAGAGAAGCCCCTGTGCCTCAAGGTGGACGAAGCCTGGCAGATCCAGGAACTAGCTTACCAGAAGGGTGCCTACGTCTACACCGACTACCACAAGCGCCACGACCGGGCCGTGCGGGCCCTTCGCTACCGCTACCGCCAGGGCTGGTTGGGCGAGATGCTCCATGGGCACGCCTGGATCGAGGAGCGCCGGGAGATCCCGCTAGATCACTTCCGCCTCTGGGCCCACAACAGCTCTCCCTTCGAGTACGTGGGAGTGCACTACGTGGACGTCTATTACTTCGTCACCGGGCTCAAGCCCAAGAGGCTGGTTGCCTTCGGCCAGAAGAAATTCCTCCCCCAGCACGGCAGCGATGCATTCGATGCCGTGCAGGCCACCATCGAGTGGGAAGATGGCTCCGTCCTTTGGGTGCAGACAGCCTGGGTCAACACCCAGAAGAACAGCGCCCTTACCAACCAGGGCCTGCAGGTGCTGGGGACCGAGGGCGAGTACTGGGCCGACCACAAGGACCGTAACCTTCACTTTGCCACCGAGCGGGGCGGCTACGAGGACTATAACCCCAACTTCTTCAAGGCCTACGACTCCTGGGACCACCCGGGAGATGTGGACTGGGTTGGCTATGGCTACGAGAGCATCGTCCAAGGGCTCAACGACATCCGCCGCCTGTACCTGGCCTCCGAGGGTCTGCAAGGCGAGGAGAGGCTGGCCCGCAGACGCCAGCTGATTGCCGCGCTGGCGGAAAGCCGGCCACTCCCAGAGCAAGCCCTCATCGGCACAGCCGTCAATGAGGCCGTCCGCCTCAGCATAGCCAACGGCAGCGCCTATGTGGGCTTCGACGACCGCCTCTACCCAGTGCTACTATAG
- a CDS encoding superoxide dismutase encodes MPHELPPLPYDYNALEPVIDEETLRLHHDKHHQAYVSGLNKAEEELAKARQSGDYSLIKYWEKNAAFHGSGHILHTLFWENLTPKDQAKGQPSGHLAEAIERDFGSFDAFKAQLTAATIEVEASGWGILAYRPMDGKLVVLQAEKHQNLTQWGAQPLLVFDAWEHAYYLKYRNARADFVKALWDIVNWDAVGERYCRVAGC; translated from the coding sequence ATGCCGCACGAATTGCCGCCCCTGCCCTATGACTACAATGCCCTGGAGCCAGTGATTGACGAGGAGACTCTTCGTCTGCATCACGACAAGCATCACCAGGCGTACGTCTCCGGCCTGAACAAGGCGGAAGAGGAGTTGGCCAAGGCCCGCCAGTCCGGTGATTACTCGCTCATCAAGTACTGGGAGAAGAACGCCGCCTTCCACGGCTCGGGCCACATTCTGCACACGCTGTTCTGGGAGAACCTGACCCCGAAGGATCAGGCCAAGGGTCAGCCCTCCGGGCACCTAGCGGAAGCGATTGAGCGCGACTTTGGCAGCTTCGATGCTTTCAAGGCTCAGCTGACCGCCGCCACCATAGAGGTGGAGGCCAGCGGCTGGGGTATCCTCGCCTACCGGCCCATGGACGGTAAGCTGGTCGTCTTGCAGGCGGAGAAGCATCAGAACCTGACCCAGTGGGGTGCCCAGCCGCTGCTGGTGTTCGATGCCTGGGAGCACGCCTACTATCTCAAGTACAGGAACGCCCGCGCCGATTTCGTGAAGGCGCTGTGGGATATCGTGAACTGGGACGCGGTGGGGGAGCGTTACTGCCGCGTGGCCGGCTGCTGA